The sequence CAAAAAATTTGAACTGACCGATTCGGCAGCGTAAATCACCTTTTGCCCAAGAGGCTCAACTGTAAGGAAGGTCCTTGACTTTTACACATCAGGGAATTGTAGTCGTCGACAACGGCAGCACCGACGGTACCCAGGAAGCCGTCCTGAAAGCCAAGATCACCCTGGTTCACGAGCCAAGGAAAGGCTATGGCAGCGCCTGCTTACGCGGCATGAACCACGTGGCGAAACAAAAGGAAAAACCTGAAATCGTTGTTTTTCTTGATGGCGATTATAGTGATTATCCCCGCGAAATCGACCTGCTCCTCGATCCCATTCGCACTAACGAAGCCGATTTTGTCATCGGTTCCCAAACCAGATATCCAGCCGGGCGTTCGGCCCTGACGCCCCAGGCCCGGTTCGGCAACTGGCTGGCAAGCAAACTGATCCAATGGTGCTGGCATGCCACGTTTACCGACCTTGGCCCTTTCAGGGCTATTCGCTATCAAAGCCTCATGAGTTTGCAGATGCAGGATCAGACCTTTGGCTGGACAGTGGAAATGCAGATCAGGGCTGTCAAAAAGGGACTGCGGATCAGGGAGGTGGCCGTATCTTACCGCCAGCGCATCGGCAAATCAAAAATCAGCGGGACGGTAAAAGGCACGGTACTGGCCGGTTGCAAAATTCTATCCACTATTTTTAAGGAAAAATTTTTACTGCCGGGATGACGACTTCATCACTCATCCCAATGGTAAGCAACATTGCTATTCATATTACCTATTGGACACCCAGTAAAAAAAATTGTAGATAGCGTCTTTTAGCATACAAAATATTCATGCATACCAGGCAAAAAATACTGCCGAGAAAGATATCTCTTTACCATGCATCACCTGACCACCTTGCCCTGGTCCGTCAAAGCCTACTATCTGGTTCTTACCTGTCTGGCCATATTCTGTTTGCACCGTTTATTCCTGGTTGTCCTTTACTATCGTAAAAAAGGCTCATTTCGCAGCGATCCGCCTCTTCTGCAACCCTTGCCGCCAGTTACTATCCAGCTGCCGGTCTATAATGAAAAATATGTTGTCCAGCGCCTGATTGAAGCCAGCTGCAGCCTTGACTATCCCAACGAGCTGCTGGAAATCCAGGTGCTGGATGACTCAACCGATGAGACCTCGGACATCATCCGGCAGATAGTTCAGCACAAAAAAGCCGCCGGGATTCATATTCATCATCTGCAGCGTCAGTCACGGACCGGCTTCAAGGCCGGAGCCCTGGCATACGGAATGGGAAAGGCCAAGGGTGCATTCATCGCCATTTTTGACGCTGATTTCATCCCTCCGGCAGATTTTCTCACCGCAACCATCCACCAATTTTCCGATCCGCAGGTAGGCATGGTACAGACCCGCTGGGATTATGTGAACCGCAACTACTCTCTGCTTACCAGAATCCAGGCATTACTGCTCGACGGCCACTTTGTCATTGAACATGCGGCTCGCTTCCTGTCCGGAAGATTTTTCAACTTCAATGGTACGGCCGGCATCTGGCGCCGGGAAGCCATTGTTGATGCCGGCGGCTGGCAGCATGACACGCTGACCGAAGATCTTGATCTCAGTTATCGGGCCCAACTGCGGGGTTGGCGCTTTATCTTCCTGAACGATGTAACGGTAGCCAGCGAGCTGCCGGTTGACATCAATGCCTTCAAAACTCAGCAGCACCGATGGGCCAAAGGTTCGGTGGAAACGTTGACCAAACTGGCCTTCCCCATTCTCACCAGCAAACAACCATGGAAAGTGAAAATTGAAGCGATCTATCACTTGTCCGGCAATCTTGCCTACGTGCTGGTTGTGCTCCTGGCCCTCCTCATGTATCCGTCGGTACTCGGGCGCTTTGACCTTCAATGGCAGCTTCTCCTGACCCTGGATCTGCCGCTGTTTTTCTGCTCCTTCCTCACGGTTGCCATTTTCTTTCTGGCGGCGCAAAAAGAAAGCGGCAACCTGCAGCGGACAACCGTTATTCTGCTGCCTTTAACCATGGCCATGGGTGTCGGCCTGGCAATCAACAACGCGAAAGCGGCGCTGGAAGCCCTTGTTCATCATAAAACCCCTTTTATCCGCACGCCAAAACTCGATGTTACCGGCAAAAAGGCTGTCTGGAGACCGGGAACCTACCACTGTCGGATGATGGCTATTCCCATTCTGGAACTTATGATGGGCTTTTATTTTCTCCATATTATGCTGGTGGTGGCCGTCATGGATAAATATCTCCTGCTCCCATTCCTGCTGCTCTTTTTTGTCGGTTTTATGATGAGCGCCGTCTTCAGTTTTTACCACAACGCTGCAGCCATCATCCACGGCGGAAGAACAGCATGAGCACCCCGCACCCACTGCTGCAGGATTGCATCGAATGCGATAAGTGTACCAAATCATGCTCTTTTCTCCAGCGGTATGGCAATCCCAGGGCCATCGACCAACAGCTGGCAGCTCATTTTGACCCCCTCATCCCTTATTCCTGCTCATTGTGCAGCAGATGTCAGACCGTCTGTCCGGTCAACATCCGGATTAAGGATTATTTTCTTGAACAACGCCGGCAGGCTGTACAGCGGCAGCAGGGCCCCCTGAAAGCGCACCAGGGGTTGCTGCGTTACGAAACGATGGTCAACTCCCGGCTGTTTACCGCCTACGCCATCCCGCCTGAGGCCAGGAGAGTCATCTTCCCCGGCTGCGGCGCCATCGGCAAGAATCCGGCGACGATCAAAAAGCTGCATGCGTTTCTGGAACAGGAGCTTGGGGAACCGATTGGCATCGTGCTGGATTGCTGCCTGAAGATCTCCCATGATCTTGGCCGGCAGCACTTTTTCAACACCCGGTTCTCCGGTAAAATCAAAAAGCTGCAGGATAACGGCGTGGAAGAGGTTATCACCTTGTGCCCAAGCTGTACGGATGTGTTCAACGCCTATTCCCCGTTGCGAACGACACCGGTATATCGCTACCTGGCAGCCGCGCCCAGCAGCCGGAAATCATTGCCGGAGCGGCGCTATGCGGTTCATGACCCCTGCGTTTTACGTTATAACAAACAAGTACAGGAAGACGTCCGCACCCTGATCAAGCAGGGGCAGGCGGAGGTCATGTCGATGCCCCACGAACGGCAGAATGCTCTGTGCTGCGGCGAAGGCGGCGGCGTCTGCCATGTCGACCCCAGCCTGCCGGCGGCCATGAAAGCAAAAAGACTGCAGGAGACCGACCAGCCGCTGGTGGTCTACTGCTACGCCTGCCGGGATTTCCTGGCCAACGATCGCGTGGACGTCGAGCATATTCTCGACCTGCTTTTTGAAACCACAATGGCCACCCCCGCATGGAAAACCTGGGTCAACCGTTTTTCCCTCAAATGCACCTTCATATCTCATGGGCGGAAAAATAAATAATCTTTTCCGGAGATGCCCCGACATCCCTTTACTCGAGAAATACTACAGATGAAAAAACATCTAAAACCCCTGATTTTTCTCCTTTTCGTCGCCGCGGTTCTGGTCGCCATCCGACAGTTCAACCTCAGCCAGCACCTCAACCAGGAGGCCTTGCAGGCATTTCTGGAGCGAACCGGCGGCTGGGCACCATTATTTTTCATGGCTCTTTATGCCGTCGCGCCGGCTTTTTTTCTCCCCGGCCTGCCCTTGACCCTGGTTTCAGGCATCCTCTTCGGCCCCGTCTGGGGAGTAGTCTATGCCATTATCGGAGCCACCATCGGCGCCACCATCTCCTTTCTTCTGGCCCGCTACCTGATCAAGGATTGGATTTCCCAGAAAATCAAAGGAACAAAACTGGAACACTTGTACGAACGAGTCGAACAGGAAGGCTGGAAGCTGGTGGCCTTTACGCGGCTGATTCCCTTGTTTCCCTTTAACCTGCTCAATTATGCCTTTGGCATCACCACGGTAAAGACCAGCCATTACATCCTCACCTCGTTTATCTGCATGCTGCCGGCCTGCATTGCCTACGTCGTCTTCGGCAGTTCTCTTATCGACCTCATCCAGGGAAGAATATCAAAAGAATTCATCATCGGCATTCTTTTGATCATCGCTTTGAATATTCTGGTCCTGGCAATCAGAAAGAAGAGGGGGCAGCAGTCATGAAAGCACCGGTCACCCTCTTTGGGCTGTTTCTGCTGCTCCTGCTGCTCATCCCCTGTTCACCAGCGCAGGCAGCCATGTTCATGTCACCTGAAGCACTCAACGATAGAATGAATAACCTTGATGACATAGTCATCATTGACACCCGCAGCACGTTCGCTTTTTTCAAAGGGCACATCAAGGGTGCCATCCATCTGGACAGTGGTTGTGGCGGCGGACTCTGCCGCCGGCAGCATGAACTGCCCTGCGTTCTTAAGGATGATGCCGAGATTGTCGCTCTATTGCAGGAAAAAGGGATCTGTCCGCAAAAACAGGTCATTCTTTATGGCGACCGGGACAACTGGGGGGCTGAAGGTCGACTGTATTGGCTATTGGAAAAACTCGGTTTTCAGCAGCTGGCGGTCCTCGACGGCGGCTTTGCCGGATGGCAGCGGCTGAAACTTCCCAGCGCATTGCTGCCGTCCGGAAACCTGCCGTCCTGCGAAGGCACGTTTCCGGTCGAAGGCCGGATTCCAAGACTTTCAGCCGCCGAACTGTCTGCCCGGATAAAGCAGGGACAGGCACTGGTCATTGACACCCGGACCATGGAAGAGTTCCAGGGCGCGGTCCTCTATGGAGAAAAACACGGTGGACATCTGCCTGGCTCCTATCACCTCCACTGGCTAGACCTGGTCACCGATGACTATCGCTTGAAAGCACGGCCGCAGCTCTTTCAGCTGCTCGCCGGCCAGGGGATTCCCATGCCCGAAGAGATGGGCGACCGGACCATCGTCACCCTCTGTACCGGCGGCGTCCGCTCCGGATTTTTGTACCTGGTGTTGAAATACCTGGGTTATCCCCGGGTGGAAAATTATGACAACGGCTTCTGGGAATGGGCACTGGAAGATCTGCCGGTGGAAAAGTGATGACAAGCCGGACCCGGTTCCAGGCACGATGATGGCAGCTGCTCCAGAATAGTGGTGTTTTATTGCCTGGGATGCCGTAATCGCAGTGCACCAAGGGTTTTTACCACGTACCAGCCGGCCGGCAGATAGATCAGCCCGGTGACCAGATACTGCTCCTGCCAGATGCCTGCCTGGAGGTAGCGCTCCAAGACCACATAGGAAAAAGGCAGGAAAGAAACAAAAAGAAATAATTCGAGGACCGGCTCCAGGACGAGAAACGGCAACAGCCAGAGGCCATACCAGGGATGCACGGTGGGGGAAACCAGCAGCAGGCCGAAAAAAAGCCAGACCTGACGGCGATACCTCCGGGGCTCGTAGATATTCACCAGAACCCAGAAGACGGCATAACCGCCGGCAAGCAGAAAACGCAGCGCCAGGTGGTTGTTGACAAAAAAGGTCCCCAACGTATAAAGGCTGGCATTGAATTGCCAATGCTGGGCATAGGTTGACAGTGAGGAAAAAGGGGAAGAACCCGTGAGAACAAAGGGAAGATAGACAAGAACAATCACCGTTGCCAACCCCAGCAGTGAACCTTTTCGGCGGCATTCACCCACCATGATCAAGGGCACAAATTTTGTCAGGACGGCAGCGGCCAGCGCCAGGCCGGCTGCTCCCCAGCGGCGGCCGGCAAACAAAAGGAGGGTCAACATCATAGCAGCCACCATGACTGCTTCATGATGACCGCTCCAGGAAATCTCCATAAGCGGCAGCGGATGCATGACATACAGCATGATCCGGCGGCGGGGCAGATGCTCACGAGATAACAGCCAGAACATCACCGTAACTGCCAGCAGGTCAAAACCGGTCATTACTATTTTATAAAAAACCGGCGAATAATACAGCCAGCCGATCACTGCGTTGATAGCCAGCATGAGCGGCGGATAAATGGCAGTCAAAGATGGATGATTGATGAACGGATAATAGGTATCCCGCAGAAATGCCAGCGTGTCACTGTCGGGAGGCAGCAGGTAGGGGTTGAAGCCATGACGAATTATTTTCCCCTCCCACAGGCAGCGGTACAGATCATCAGAGAGCAAGGGCGCTTTCGCCAGCAGCAGGCATCTGCCCAGCAGGGCAATGGCAATCAGCCAGGCAAGATCACCATGGGAAAGGATTGATAACCGGCGTGCCATAAAGGCATAACCGATCAGCAGCAAGCCATAGCCAGTCAGGAAAGGAACATTGGCAAAACGGCTGATCATCGCCAGAACCATGATTCCCAACAGATAACAGCCATACATGATGATTTTATCACTCATGACCCCCCATAGCACAACAGCAAGGATGCTTCCAACAAAAACAACTCGCTGCCGACATGCCTTCCGCCTCGGGGGCAGTGGCATCAAGCGGACCTTCATGAGCCAAAACAGGGAAAAGAAACCATGTTGAACAAAATCAAGGCAACCGCGCCAGTAGTGACACCATACGATCCCCGGCAATGGACCAGGCTGGGAAAAAACGCCATTCCCCTTTATGTCAATCGTGACAAACCGGACTGGTTTGTTCCCAATCGGGCCGGGGATGAGCTTCTGAGGGCTCTGGCTCAGGGAGCGCCCGTGCCGTCCGATCCCGAAACCCAGCTTTTTCTGCAGCGGCTGCCGGAAAGTCAACCTGTCGAGCTGTCTCTGCTGCCCACCTCGTTAACCACAGATCATCTGCGGGAATGCTGGCTGCATATCACCAACAACTGCAACCAGGCTTGCAGCCATTGCCTTTTTTCCTGTGCTCCCGGCAGAAAGGAAGAATTGAGTATTGAGCACATTGTTCCCCTGGCCGATGAGGCGACTGCCCTGGGCTGCCGGGTTTTCGCCCTGACCGGCGGGGAACCGCTGGTTCACCAGCACTTTGCCGCCATTGTCAACCACCTGCTGTCAGGGCCGGACATCCACGTGGCGGTTCTGACCAACGGCTTGCTGCTGCGGCGCTATGCCGACGATCTTTCGCATTGGCCGGCAACCAATTTTCATCTGCAGATCAGCATTGACGGTATCGGTGCGGCCCATGACCGTTTCCGGGGCCATGGAGCTTTTGTCCGCTTAATGACGGAACTTGCCTGGCTGAACAGCCAGGCCGTTCCCTTTACCCTTTCCATGTGCGTCACGGATGACAATCTCCAGCAGATGCCGGCAATGATTGATCTGGCCGCTGAGGTTGGCGCTGCCAACGTTCACTTCATGTGGTACTTTATCCGCGGCCGTGGGCAGGTCGAATCCTTCGTGCTGCCGACAAAGATCTTTTCCCAGTTGCAGGCGGCAGAAGCCCGGGCGGCACAACTGAATATCGGCATCGACAACCTTGAAGCCCTGAAAACCCAGATTTTTGCGCCTCCGGGAACCATCCACTGGTCCGGCTCCTCCGCCTGGGAATCCGTGGCCATCGGTCCGGATCGACGTTTGTACCCTTCGCCGGCCCTGATCGGCATTCCGGAACTGGGCCATGAAATAACTGCCGATCTGGCAACATCCTGGCGCACCAGCCCGATCTTTGACACTGTCCGCCACGCTTCAGCAACCACGCTTGATCATCCTTTGCGATTTATCTTAGGCGGCGGCGATCCCGATCACAGCTACATGCACGGCGGCACCTTTTCCGGCAATGATCCCTATTGGCCCCTCTATGAAGAAACGGCCCTGTGGCTGATAACCCGGGAAGCGGCACGACAGCCCGACAGCGGCAGCCCGGGTCTCAGGCTCAAGATGGGTGATGTTTTGGAAAGCTGCGGTGCTCATGGCCGGGAAGCCCTGGTGCACAGCAATTGCCTGCTTTCCCTCACCCAGCCCAACAGCCGAGCGGTCGTTAAATCCTTCTACAGCAGCGCGGCGGCATCTCCCAACCAGGATATCCTCAACCCGGTGGATTATCCCGCTGAACTCGTCTCCCATATTCCTCAAGCCTCACGAGTGCGCAGCTACGGTTGCGGCAGCCCGGTTCTTGATGCGGAGCTGGAACCGGGAGAATATCTGGTAGATCTTGGCAGCGGCAGCGGGGTGGAATGTCTCATTGCTGCCCGCCTGGTGGGACGGGAAGGAAAAGTCACCGGCATTGATATGCTTGAACCAATGCTGGACCTTGCTGAAAAAAGCGCCCGCCTGGTCCGCAAAAACCTGGGGTTTGACAACCTGACCTTCACGAAAGGCTACCTTGAGGATCTGCCTCTGGATGACCAGACCGCCGATGCCGTCATCTCCAACTGCGTTCTCAACCTGTCAACCAACAAGAGACGGACATTCAGTGAAATCTATCGGGTCATAAAGCCGGGCGGACGCCTGGTGGTTGCCGACGTGGTGTGTGAAACGGAACCTGATCCAAAAATCCGCAGCGATGAAACCCTGCGGGGTGAATGCATCGCCGGCGCCATGACCCAGAAAGATCTTTTTGGTCTGTTGCGGGAGTCAGGCTATATCAATCTGCGGGTTCTCAAACGATTCCCCTACCGGATTGTGGACGGGCACCATTTTTATTCTCTGACCTTCATGGCCCGGAAGCCGGAACCGGGAAAAACAGTAAAAATGATCTATCGTGGTCCTTTTACTGCCGTCCTGGCCGCCGACAACCACCTGCTGGCGGCCGGCATGACCTATGAGTTGCCTGACAGCCTGCTGACAGGGTGTGGTGAAGAAATTTTCAGGCTTGATGACCACGGATTTGTTACCAATGTAGATTTGGGAGAATCCTGCTGCGCTCTGCCGCCGGAAGCGTTCAGCGACCAGCAGAAGCCGACCTCACCGGCCGGGGAAGCTGGCCGGCGAGCGGTGGACTGCATGGTCTGTGGCGAACCGCTTCTGTATCTGAATGCCGATGAAGAAAAAATCTGCTACTATTGCGGCCAACGTTTGGCGGCCAATGCCGTTTGCCGGGCCGGACATTTTGTCTGCGACCGCTGCCACAGCGAAGATGCCCTGCAGATCATCGAACATCTGTGCACCACCACCGCTGCAACGGATATGATCGCTTTGCTGCAGCAGATTCGCAGCCATCCCAAAGTACCCGTTCATGGCCCTGAGCATCATGCCCTGGTCCCGGGAATTATCCTGGCAACCTATAAAAATCTCGGGGGGGAGATAACCACTGACACCATCAGAACCGGAATCTCCCGTGGCGCCAAGGTGCCGGGCGGTTTCTGCGGATTCTATGGCGCCTGCGGCGCGGCATTGGGGGTCGGAATCGCCTTCGGCCTTATTCTCCTGTCAACCCCGCTCAAAGCATCAGCCCGGCAGCAGATTCAGCACGCCACCCAAACCTGCCTGGCGGACATTGCCGCCCTGGAAGCCGCACGATGCTGTCAGCGAGATTCCTGGCTGGCCCTGCGCAAAGCCGCGGAAATCTCCCAAACGCTGCTGCCCCTTTCATTGCATGCGGAGGCACCGCTGCGCTGCCGGCAGATGGGCGTCAATCCTACCTGCATCGGCTCCGACTGTCCTTTATTCCCATGAAAAAGCGGCCCGACAGATCCCAAAGCCCGGCCACCATGGTTTTTGCCGCACCTGTCTCCCCCGGCTGCCGAAGATGCAGCCTGCTGCCCATTGCTGTTACCTATCGACCCAGCCTCTTTGATTGGAATTAACATTTTGACATGATGGTAGGCAACCAGTACATCTCGATGTACATTTGTTATCCACATTATAAATAATACAAAAAAGGGGAGAGGGGAAATGAACAAATTAATGCTGCTGGCTGTTCTGGTCTGCTTTATCGTCGTGCCAGGTTCCAAGGCATTTGCCGGTGCCTGGGCCATGCCCAAGGGTAAACTCTACAGCCGGCTGTCATACAACAAGTATGAGGCTAAGAAATTTTTTG is a genomic window of Candidatus Anaeroferrophillus wilburensis containing:
- a CDS encoding TVP38/TMEM64 family protein, with the protein product MKKHLKPLIFLLFVAAVLVAIRQFNLSQHLNQEALQAFLERTGGWAPLFFMALYAVAPAFFLPGLPLTLVSGILFGPVWGVVYAIIGATIGATISFLLARYLIKDWISQKIKGTKLEHLYERVEQEGWKLVAFTRLIPLFPFNLLNYAFGITTVKTSHYILTSFICMLPACIAYVVFGSSLIDLIQGRISKEFIIGILLIIALNILVLAIRKKRGQQS
- a CDS encoding (Fe-S)-binding protein yields the protein MSTPHPLLQDCIECDKCTKSCSFLQRYGNPRAIDQQLAAHFDPLIPYSCSLCSRCQTVCPVNIRIKDYFLEQRRQAVQRQQGPLKAHQGLLRYETMVNSRLFTAYAIPPEARRVIFPGCGAIGKNPATIKKLHAFLEQELGEPIGIVLDCCLKISHDLGRQHFFNTRFSGKIKKLQDNGVEEVITLCPSCTDVFNAYSPLRTTPVYRYLAAAPSSRKSLPERRYAVHDPCVLRYNKQVQEDVRTLIKQGQAEVMSMPHERQNALCCGEGGGVCHVDPSLPAAMKAKRLQETDQPLVVYCYACRDFLANDRVDVEHILDLLFETTMATPAWKTWVNRFSLKCTFISHGRKNK
- a CDS encoding methyltransferase domain-containing protein; this encodes MLNKIKATAPVVTPYDPRQWTRLGKNAIPLYVNRDKPDWFVPNRAGDELLRALAQGAPVPSDPETQLFLQRLPESQPVELSLLPTSLTTDHLRECWLHITNNCNQACSHCLFSCAPGRKEELSIEHIVPLADEATALGCRVFALTGGEPLVHQHFAAIVNHLLSGPDIHVAVLTNGLLLRRYADDLSHWPATNFHLQISIDGIGAAHDRFRGHGAFVRLMTELAWLNSQAVPFTLSMCVTDDNLQQMPAMIDLAAEVGAANVHFMWYFIRGRGQVESFVLPTKIFSQLQAAEARAAQLNIGIDNLEALKTQIFAPPGTIHWSGSSAWESVAIGPDRRLYPSPALIGIPELGHEITADLATSWRTSPIFDTVRHASATTLDHPLRFILGGGDPDHSYMHGGTFSGNDPYWPLYEETALWLITREAARQPDSGSPGLRLKMGDVLESCGAHGREALVHSNCLLSLTQPNSRAVVKSFYSSAAASPNQDILNPVDYPAELVSHIPQASRVRSYGCGSPVLDAELEPGEYLVDLGSGSGVECLIAARLVGREGKVTGIDMLEPMLDLAEKSARLVRKNLGFDNLTFTKGYLEDLPLDDQTADAVISNCVLNLSTNKRRTFSEIYRVIKPGGRLVVADVVCETEPDPKIRSDETLRGECIAGAMTQKDLFGLLRESGYINLRVLKRFPYRIVDGHHFYSLTFMARKPEPGKTVKMIYRGPFTAVLAADNHLLAAGMTYELPDSLLTGCGEEIFRLDDHGFVTNVDLGESCCALPPEAFSDQQKPTSPAGEAGRRAVDCMVCGEPLLYLNADEEKICYYCGQRLAANAVCRAGHFVCDRCHSEDALQIIEHLCTTTAATDMIALLQQIRSHPKVPVHGPEHHALVPGIILATYKNLGGEITTDTIRTGISRGAKVPGGFCGFYGACGAALGVGIAFGLILLSTPLKASARQQIQHATQTCLADIAALEAARCCQRDSWLALRKAAEISQTLLPLSLHAEAPLRCRQMGVNPTCIGSDCPLFP
- a CDS encoding glycosyltransferase family 2 protein is translated as MTFTHQGIVVVDNGSTDGTQEAVLKAKITLVHEPRKGYGSACLRGMNHVAKQKEKPEIVVFLDGDYSDYPREIDLLLDPIRTNEADFVIGSQTRYPAGRSALTPQARFGNWLASKLIQWCWHATFTDLGPFRAIRYQSLMSLQMQDQTFGWTVEMQIRAVKKGLRIREVAVSYRQRIGKSKISGTVKGTVLAGCKILSTIFKEKFLLPG
- a CDS encoding sulfurtransferase, which translates into the protein MKAPVTLFGLFLLLLLLIPCSPAQAAMFMSPEALNDRMNNLDDIVIIDTRSTFAFFKGHIKGAIHLDSGCGGGLCRRQHELPCVLKDDAEIVALLQEKGICPQKQVILYGDRDNWGAEGRLYWLLEKLGFQQLAVLDGGFAGWQRLKLPSALLPSGNLPSCEGTFPVEGRIPRLSAAELSARIKQGQALVIDTRTMEEFQGAVLYGEKHGGHLPGSYHLHWLDLVTDDYRLKARPQLFQLLAGQGIPMPEEMGDRTIVTLCTGGVRSGFLYLVLKYLGYPRVENYDNGFWEWALEDLPVEK
- a CDS encoding glycosyltransferase family 2 protein codes for the protein MHHLTTLPWSVKAYYLVLTCLAIFCLHRLFLVVLYYRKKGSFRSDPPLLQPLPPVTIQLPVYNEKYVVQRLIEASCSLDYPNELLEIQVLDDSTDETSDIIRQIVQHKKAAGIHIHHLQRQSRTGFKAGALAYGMGKAKGAFIAIFDADFIPPADFLTATIHQFSDPQVGMVQTRWDYVNRNYSLLTRIQALLLDGHFVIEHAARFLSGRFFNFNGTAGIWRREAIVDAGGWQHDTLTEDLDLSYRAQLRGWRFIFLNDVTVASELPVDINAFKTQQHRWAKGSVETLTKLAFPILTSKQPWKVKIEAIYHLSGNLAYVLVVLLALLMYPSVLGRFDLQWQLLLTLDLPLFFCSFLTVAIFFLAAQKESGNLQRTTVILLPLTMAMGVGLAINNAKAALEALVHHKTPFIRTPKLDVTGKKAVWRPGTYHCRMMAIPILELMMGFYFLHIMLVVAVMDKYLLLPFLLLFFVGFMMSAVFSFYHNAAAIIHGGRTA